The nucleotide sequence TCCCGCTACCGGCAGGCCGATACTCCCGACTTTCCGCACCCCGTGATAGGGATTGGTGTGCGTCACCGGACTCGCCTCGGTCAAGCCGTAACCCTCGAGAATCTTCGCCCCGGTTTTCGCTTCAAAAGCCCGAAGGACCTCCACCGGCAGCGGTGCGGACCCGCTGTTGCAGATGCGAATCGAGTCGATTCCATATTCCCGGGCCTTGGGATGGCTGTTGACCGCCACATACATCGTGGGAACACCGGGAAACATTGTGGGCTTTGCCGCCTTGATCGCGTCCAGGACCTCGTCTACCTGAAAACGGGGCAACATCACCAGATTCGCCCCCACAGCAATGCCCAAATTCATCCCCACGGTCATGCCGTACACGTGAAACAGAGGCAGAACGAGCAGAATCACTTCTTCCCCGTCCCGCAAACCGTCACGAAAATCCGCCAATGATTGGTAAACGTTGGCAACCAGGTTGCGATGGGTCAACATCGCCCCCTTGGAATAGCCAGTTGTTCCCCCGGTGTACTGCAAAACGGCCGTGTCCTCGGGAGAAATGGCCACCGACGGCGGATCACCTTGGGCGCCGAGAAGGGCCTCCACGGGTTGAACCCGTTCGGTCGCCGGGGTTTGCACCGGACCGGGAAACTGAACGAGATACGCCCGCTCGAGGTGGGTGTTCTCCCAAACCGCTTCGATCTTCCCCCACAGCGGTTCATAAGCCACAATCACCTTTGGATCGGCGTCCACCAGCAGGTGTTCCAACTCAGCCCCGGTGTACATCGGGTTGACCTGGACCACGATGCCTCCGGCAACTAAAACGGCATAGTACGCAATCACATAATGAGGGCAATTGGGCAACATGATCGCCACGCGATCCCCTTTACGCACCCCGGCCGCAGCGAGACCCACCGCGGCTCGCTGGACCATCCACC is from Kyrpidia tusciae DSM 2912 and encodes:
- a CDS encoding long-chain-fatty-acid--CoA ligase, translating into MGGTFSFPQISLPEMLRDTAKRFSGRPAVSFYHVTLTYEQVWWMVQRAAVGLAAAGVRKGDRVAIMLPNCPHYVIAYYAVLVAGGIVVQVNPMYTGAELEHLLVDADPKVIVAYEPLWGKIEAVWENTHLERAYLVQFPGPVQTPATERVQPVEALLGAQGDPPSVAISPEDTAVLQYTGGTTGYSKGAMLTHRNLVANVYQSLADFRDGLRDGEEVILLVLPLFHVYGMTVGMNLGIAVGANLVMLPRFQVDEVLDAIKAAKPTMFPGVPTMYVAVNSHPKAREYGIDSIRICNSGSAPLPVEVLRAFEAKTGAKILEGYGLTEASPVTHTNPYHGVRKVGSIGLPVAGTEARIVDVATGLQELPPGEPGELVVRGPQVMKGYWNRPEETAQVLRNGWLHTGDIATRDEDGYYYIVDRKKDIIIASGFNVYPREVEEVLYTHPGIQEAAVVGVPDPYRGETVKAYVVCKPGVTLTRDEVIAFCRERMAHYKAPTEVEFREELPKSSVGKILRRALRDSQQ